The following proteins are encoded in a genomic region of Terriglobia bacterium:
- a CDS encoding DUF4861 domain-containing protein gives MARIIGLLLIGLSFLAAVSPATAASSSATVTVKNPIGLARSSETIVLDAAELRRILGVDDVRRVHVRDARSSQDLLVQAVDLNDDGTQDQLLFQTDIGPSQALKFVLTVGEKQIAAREQFKAYGRFVRERRDDFAWENDRIAHRMYGAALETWAQEPLTSSAVDVWSKRTRKLVINDWYMVDDYHHDHGEGADLYSAGSSRGCGGDGLWAGGQLHPSANFRDSRVLANGPIRVMFELVYPAWQAGGVRVSMVKRITLDAGQNLDRFESHYTVESGSGELTEATGIRKSAAVQLAFSPDLGTLRAWESLKGDDGQLGCAVIVDPASVISKAEDSKNYLVTAKLPPDKVAIYYAGFGWNKSGDFKGPEEWDRYVAQFATRLRAPLQVSLAVQ, from the coding sequence ATGGCCCGCATTATTGGCTTATTGCTGATCGGCCTGAGCTTCTTGGCTGCCGTAAGTCCCGCCACGGCGGCTTCCTCATCCGCCACCGTCACAGTGAAGAACCCCATTGGTCTCGCTCGATCCTCCGAGACCATTGTCCTGGACGCTGCCGAGCTGCGGCGAATTCTCGGCGTCGATGACGTCCGGCGGGTCCATGTGCGCGATGCCCGCTCCTCGCAGGATCTGCTCGTTCAAGCTGTCGACTTGAACGACGACGGTACCCAGGACCAACTTCTGTTTCAGACCGACATCGGACCGTCGCAGGCGCTGAAGTTTGTTCTCACGGTTGGTGAAAAACAAATCGCCGCCCGTGAACAGTTCAAGGCCTACGGCCGTTTCGTGCGAGAACGCCGCGACGACTTCGCCTGGGAAAACGATCGCATCGCTCACCGCATGTACGGTGCGGCGCTGGAGACTTGGGCCCAGGAGCCGCTGACCAGCAGTGCGGTCGATGTGTGGAGCAAGCGCACTCGAAAGCTGGTGATCAACGATTGGTACATGGTGGACGATTATCACCACGATCACGGTGAGGGCGCCGACCTGTACTCTGCCGGCAGCAGCCGCGGCTGCGGCGGAGACGGCCTTTGGGCCGGTGGACAACTCCATCCGTCCGCCAACTTCCGCGATTCGCGCGTGCTCGCCAACGGGCCCATCCGCGTCATGTTCGAGCTTGTCTACCCGGCATGGCAGGCGGGCGGCGTACGCGTTTCCATGGTGAAGCGAATTACCCTCGATGCCGGCCAGAACCTTGATCGCTTCGAAAGCCACTACACCGTCGAGAGTGGCTCGGGCGAACTCACTGAAGCTACCGGCATCAGGAAATCGGCGGCGGTTCAACTGGCTTTTTCGCCCGACCTTGGCACGCTCCGTGCCTGGGAATCCCTGAAGGGCGATGATGGCCAACTGGGTTGCGCTGTCATCGTCGATCCCGCAAGCGTGATCAGTAAAGCGGAAGACAGCAAGAACTACCTTGTCACCGCGAAATTGCCGCCCGACAAGGTCGCTATCTATTACGCCGGCTTTGGCTGGAACAAGAGCGGCGACTTCAAAGGCCCCGAAGAGTGGGACCGCTACGTTGCCCAGTTCGCAACTCGCCTGCGCGCGCCGCTTCAGGTGTCGCTGGCGGTCCAGTAG
- the uxaC gene encoding glucuronate isomerase, which translates to MGYIHEDFLLHSQAAKRLYHGYAEHQPILDYHCHLSPRDIAENRGFRNLFEIWLEGDHYKWRAMRADGEPERYCTGDASAFDKFLAWARTVPHTIRNPLFHWAHLELKRYFGIDDLLDERTAREIWEKANAQLAGESLRTQAILKKFAVKALCTTDDPTDDLAFHQQIAGRPFGTRVYPAFRPDRALNVHQPSLLNSWIDRLASASNIDIDKLDSLLAALRQRHDFFHAMGCRLSDHGLNYCYADFCPESTAARIFDNARAGKAATSFEQQQFASFMMLYFGHLDAEKGWTKQLHLGALRNANTRLLQQLGPDTGFDSIGDWPQAEALGRYLDALDRENALPKTILYNVNPADNYVLATMIGNFQDGSVAGKIQFGSGWWFLDQKEAMQWQINALSNAGLLSRFIGMLTDSRSFMSYPRHEYFRRVLCNMLGADMESGELPGDEALIGGMVRNICFENSRQYLGLELDQGTTEGAVAGKQLAKCGEPA; encoded by the coding sequence ATGGGCTATATCCACGAAGATTTCCTTCTGCACTCGCAAGCCGCGAAGCGCCTTTATCACGGCTATGCCGAGCATCAGCCGATCTTGGACTATCACTGCCACCTCTCGCCCAGGGACATCGCCGAGAACCGTGGCTTTCGCAATCTTTTCGAAATCTGGCTGGAAGGCGACCACTATAAGTGGCGCGCCATGCGAGCCGACGGCGAGCCCGAGCGCTACTGCACCGGCGACGCCTCTGCGTTCGACAAGTTCCTGGCCTGGGCCCGCACCGTGCCGCACACGATTCGCAATCCGCTCTTCCACTGGGCTCATCTCGAACTCAAACGCTACTTCGGAATCGATGACTTGCTCGATGAACGCACCGCCCGCGAGATTTGGGAGAAGGCGAACGCCCAGCTTGCGGGAGAAAGCCTTCGCACTCAGGCCATCCTGAAAAAGTTCGCGGTGAAGGCCCTTTGCACCACGGACGATCCTACTGACGACCTCGCCTTCCACCAGCAGATTGCCGGCCGGCCATTCGGCACGCGTGTCTATCCCGCATTCCGGCCCGACAGAGCGCTCAACGTGCACCAACCCAGCCTGCTCAACTCGTGGATAGATCGCTTGGCTTCGGCCAGCAACATCGACATCGACAAGCTCGATAGCCTTCTCGCTGCCCTTCGCCAGAGGCACGATTTCTTTCACGCCATGGGCTGCCGTCTCTCCGATCATGGCCTGAACTACTGCTATGCCGATTTCTGTCCGGAATCGACGGCGGCCCGCATATTCGACAATGCCCGGGCGGGCAAGGCCGCTACGTCGTTCGAGCAGCAGCAGTTCGCATCATTCATGATGCTCTACTTCGGCCACCTCGATGCCGAAAAAGGCTGGACCAAGCAGTTGCATTTGGGTGCGCTCCGCAACGCCAATACCCGCCTGCTGCAACAACTCGGTCCCGACACCGGCTTTGACTCCATTGGCGACTGGCCGCAGGCTGAGGCGCTGGGCCGCTACCTTGACGCACTGGATCGCGAGAATGCGCTGCCGAAAACCATCCTGTACAACGTGAACCCGGCTGACAACTACGTCCTCGCGACCATGATCGGCAACTTTCAGGACGGATCGGTGGCCGGAAAAATCCAGTTCGGTAGCGGGTGGTGGTTCCTCGATCAGAAGGAAGCCATGCAATGGCAGATCAATGCGCTGTCCAACGCAGGCCTTCTGTCGCGTTTCATCGGCATGCTCACCGATTCGCGTTCCTTCATGTCCTATCCACGCCATGAGTACTTCCGCCGCGTCCTGTGCAACATGCTTGGGGCCGACATGGAAAGTGGCGAGTTGCCAGGCGATGAAGCGCTCATCGGGGGCATGGTGCGGAACATCTGCTTCGAAAACTCCAGGCAGTATCTCGGACTGGAACTCGACCAGGGCACAACCGAAGGCGCAGTCGCCGGCAAGCAGTTGGCGAAGTGCGGAGAACCGGCATGA
- a CDS encoding glycoside hydrolase family 88 protein — translation MSGAATVVFGRALPFVLAVAIGAIAQTPTTVPQQPGRSDPSFSEPSLAPGVDYTVPTEAEIKATLDRILAHFVGSTPYRIIDSSTGRPIADFSHPVKTAEVDLSNGEFNDWTYSTGVALAGMLHVSDVTGDRRYQDYALKNFDFIFSHLDYFRRQAQQFGPRPRGYRRLLAMHELDDCGAIGFALIQAYGKKPDPRYRETIDVAADFVFHSMMRMSDGTLARPRPQPVSIWTDDMYMSIPLLAQMGHLTGDGKYIDDAARQAIQMSARVFNPANGLYDHAWFQGVDHDPRFYWGRADGWALMSLAELLSVMPDNHPDRPRVLELFQAGIRGVTELQAGNGLWHQLLDRTDSYLETSASAMFTFAIARGVNRGWLSPIYAPVAQAGWQAVATRVRESGEIDGICVGTTAAYDAVYYYNRPTSLRAMQGYGPTLLAGAEMIQMLRSFDVERKLNTFHYRPRQK, via the coding sequence ATGAGCGGAGCAGCGACCGTCGTCTTCGGAAGAGCGCTGCCCTTCGTACTGGCCGTCGCCATCGGCGCAATCGCACAGACGCCGACGACGGTTCCCCAGCAGCCGGGACGCAGCGATCCATCGTTCTCCGAACCTTCTCTCGCGCCGGGCGTGGACTATACCGTTCCCACCGAGGCCGAGATCAAGGCCACGCTCGATCGCATCCTTGCTCACTTCGTCGGCTCCACGCCGTATCGCATCATTGATTCCAGTACCGGCAGACCCATCGCCGACTTCTCCCATCCGGTGAAAACCGCCGAAGTCGATCTCAGCAACGGAGAGTTCAACGACTGGACCTACTCTACCGGGGTTGCGCTGGCAGGCATGTTGCACGTTTCCGATGTGACCGGGGATCGCCGCTACCAGGACTACGCGCTCAAGAACTTCGACTTCATATTCTCCCATCTCGATTACTTCCGCCGCCAGGCCCAGCAGTTTGGGCCGCGGCCGCGCGGCTATCGCCGTCTGCTGGCGATGCACGAACTCGATGACTGCGGCGCCATCGGCTTTGCTCTCATCCAGGCCTATGGGAAGAAGCCGGACCCACGCTACCGCGAGACCATCGACGTGGCTGCCGACTTCGTTTTCCACAGTATGATGCGCATGTCCGACGGCACTCTGGCGCGCCCGCGGCCGCAGCCGGTTTCCATCTGGACCGATGACATGTACATGAGCATCCCGCTGCTGGCGCAGATGGGACACCTCACGGGCGATGGCAAGTACATCGACGATGCCGCCCGGCAAGCCATCCAGATGTCGGCACGCGTCTTCAACCCCGCCAATGGGCTCTACGACCACGCCTGGTTTCAGGGAGTTGATCACGACCCCCGGTTCTACTGGGGCCGCGCCGACGGCTGGGCCCTGATGTCCCTGGCTGAACTTTTGAGCGTTATGCCGGACAATCATCCGGATCGCCCACGCGTGCTCGAGCTCTTCCAAGCGGGCATTCGAGGCGTCACCGAGCTGCAAGCCGGCAATGGCCTGTGGCACCAACTGCTCGATCGTACCGATAGCTATCTAGAGACCTCGGCATCTGCGATGTTTACCTTTGCCATTGCGCGCGGAGTGAATCGCGGTTGGCTCAGCCCGATCTATGCCCCGGTTGCGCAAGCCGGTTGGCAGGCCGTTGCCACGCGTGTGCGTGAGAGCGGAGAGATTGACGGCATCTGCGTTGGCACGACCGCTGCCTATGATGCCGTTTACTACTACAACCGTCCGACCAGTCTCCGCGCCATGCAGGGCTACGGCCCTACCCTGCTCGCCGGCGCGGAGATGATCCAGATGCTCCGCTCATTCGATGTCGAACGCAAGCTCAACACCTTTCATTACCGTCCGCGCCAGAAGTAG